In Babesia bovis T2Bo chromosome 3, whole genome shotgun sequence, the genomic window TCTCAGCTGATACATTACGACTACTAGATGGCTTCGTCACTTTGACACGATCGAAACATTTGCCCAAAGTCCAGATCAATGAATTGTAATCAGCAGATCTAATTACAAATTAGAATAATAATGTACAACATACCTAAAGATCTTAGTAACGAATATACCACCCTTACGAAGGACATTTGACGCTAACTTAGCGGCCTCAATGACTAATACATTCTGGTTAAAAGCGTCCAGGTTCCAGTTGGCACCGACATTAGGAGCGCCATCATGAAGAACCACGTCAACCTCAGCACCGCGAAGCTGCTGGTTTATCAAATTACGACATCGCTGGGTTCTAATGTCAGCCTGTATAGTAACAACACCCTTAATGGGACGAATAGGTACCAAGTCGACACCAATTATGATACTCGATACCGGTAAGTGCTTAGAAGCTACTTGTAACCAACCACCAGGAGCAGCACACAAATCAACAAGAACACtgcatattatatactataaATAACTCAACATACTTGCAATTCTCAAAAATGTTGAACTTCTTGGCTAACTGAATTATCTTAAAAGCAGACCTCGCACGGTAACCCTGCTCCTTGGCAAGATAATAGTACTTATCCTGACGCTCCTTCCCATGCTTAGTACGACTTTTCATTGTCTCAAATGTTTTGGAAACTATATGGAATAGGGTGACGCGCACACCAGTAAATTATCATGGAATCTATGTGGCGTAAACTATAAATTAAAAAACAGTGCGATGTGTTCAAATGAATATACTAAGGCATAGTACTAAGAAGAAGTACGGCAAAGATTACGCCAAAAAGACCTAAATGCTTATATTcaaacaatatatagacataccgATAATACCAGCGAAAATCTCAACCATAAGAATCTTCACAAATAACTGAGGCTTCTGAGCATCAGCTAAAGCACAAGCGCTGCCAACAGCACCAACTGAGAGActacaaaatgatatatacctatataaataacatacccgCAAAACAAGTTGCATAGACCAGAAGTCAATCCAATAGCAAACAATACGTAACCACGATGTACTTCTAAGAAGTATAACAACGTAATACGCTTGTCAGCATTAAAATCATCAGGACGAGGGGTGGCAGTGAAACCCAAAGAAGCATTGAGTAGAAGCACAGCAACAATAAGGCCGTATATACCAACAGCTTCGCAGAAAATCACAGATACGAGGTTTTTCACAGTAATACGCGGCGAATTAACTGAACCTCCCATAATGGAAGTACCGCATAATAAAATGCCCCTGAATTGTACATGAAAATGTTAAATAAAggatataacaaaaaatCATAACAAAAATCATTGATATTACCATAAAATATGCCAAacgatataatatatgcaATGTGTCGGAACAGCAACGTAAACAACGTAACACATCGATAATGTATAAAGAGATATATTACGGCAATTAcacaaataaaacataacACGTATTAACATACCATCCTGCACCAAGAACAGCAAGTCCTAGAGCTAAAAATGTGCCAAGATAACCCCAAAAACTAGGCGGTATATTTGCAAACACAGATGACCATGATTTCGCCATTGCGAACTATCAATGGCACAATAACGTCCAAAACAATATGTAACCTTTTCCtattatatcacataataattattaaattatataaagCAATGATAAACTGTGTACTGATCACACATTTGGTGACTCATGGGGAAACATTGACGAATTAAACTCTAGAATGATAAGCCAGCcggaatatatatttatacacatCCGGCAATATAAAATGGTGTTAACGGAGCCCAAAGGGGCTGTACATACGAATCTTAAACCATTCCACAGAAATGACGATGTAACACATCGACATGGAAATATACCAAATGAGACATCTGAAATACAACACTTGGCTAAAATGAAAACTGATATAGATGCCGCAATCCTGAGAATACAACAAAGTCTACAAAGCAAAACGTTGACACAGCCGGAACTGCAAAAAATTGTagatataaaacaaaatgcAAACATCAAACTGGATTCAGCAAATAACAAACTTAACGACCTTATAAAAACGGTAAATGTGAATACTAACAGAGTTGTGGCATTGCAAGTGCAAAGATATAGAAGGATATTCGATCAGTTAACAGGAGAGTTCGCTCTTGTGACGAAACAAGTTGACCAAAGATATCGGAGTTTTACACTTTTCGGGGATGATAGACATGCTGTTCAACCTCCAGATGTAAGTAGCAGTGTAGGACAAGTTGTTGTAGAAGCTATAATGGATGTTGAGTCATTAACCGAACAAGCAGTTCTCAATTTGGGCATCTTGAAAAGAGGAAATACTAGAATGGCAAAGATAGTAGGAAGGCTTAATACGATGGTGCACCATCATCTAGTTGATAtacataaaatacaaaGAAACATCAATTACGTGCTTATAAGAAACCGTACAGTGACGTCAATCGTACTTGGATTCTGTCTCTTCTTGGTTATTTATAAATTAATACTGTCAAAAATCATATAATCGCACTGAAGGTGCCCTTTAGTTGGGTACCTTTCTCGAGCACCGTGCCGATGACACAACAACGCAACCGCCATATatcttacacatttacattATTTCCAGCGAAATGGCGGAAATTGCGTTTCTAAAATTAGAGGTGCTAGAATTGTTACACGGACCACAAGCTAAACTGCTGTATTCGTATCTATCTGAACAACGCCTCAGGAGAAGAGAGGGGAAATCAAAAACGATAGAATCAGGTAGAACTGTATATGAAACCCTAGTAAATACACTATATGAAGCTGGATATTTCCACCAATTTGGCCACGATGATAAGAAGTTGTGCGAGATTTTACTCAATCGTGATACCATCGAAGATGCAATGGAGTCATTGGCAGAAGGACTAAATATCTCATCGCACTTTGGTCCAGCAATTTTCTACATGATTTTAGGTATGTATATGattgatgtgtataacaTTTAATAGGTTGGATCACTGCACAGTTGAAATTAACCGATGTCGACCATTACGACATCGTGACATCATACAGCTTGACGGACTCAAATGATGGAAAACTGGCGCAGATATTTAAATACGTTGTGCATATGGTAATATGCATGGCTGGACAGAAATTGCTTTCGGATGAATCAGTGCAGCATTACGATAATGACCTCAGGTGGCTGCTACACAACGGAACGGTATCTGGAATATACAACCGTTTAAACATGCTAACGAAATGTTCTGCTAACTTCTATGGTGTATACACTGATACGGTTATTATATCAACTATCGCAATGGAATTACATAAGCTAtcaaggtatgtttatgGCTCTAACCATGATATACCAAGCAGGAGTCGACAAGTCACATTCACACGTCTTATCCAACATATAACAGATAACCTAATAGGAAGTGCGAACCCAGGATACAATACCGCTCCAAGGAAACAAAACCAACGCTTGTGGAACCTTCTGTCTCAGGGTGTAATCAAGTCAGGTAGGgaactatatatatctataactctatgtagGTATTAAACAGCTGGCTTATGACAATATAAATCTACTAAGGAGTATGCGCTCACTAGGAAGGGAATTTGATATCATGCCTCTGGCCAAAGTGCTAGCACAGGGTACAACAAGTCACGTAAATGACCTAGAAGACTTCCGCAAAAATTGCGACTACATGAGCGCTGTGTGCGCCCTAAAGAAACATGGGATAACATGGGATTACTTCGACACTTTCAATTTACAACGAGACAATATGGGCGTTATCCTCCTTGATAGGAACCTATTTTAATGTATACAAGCATGAATATATTTAgatgtaatattatatcaaaTTGATATAAACAGAGATTATGAGGcttcatttttaaaattatagCCATCAAACATCAATGTAGTTTATTCTCAAACAATATAAAGTTTACACCAGGCGGGACTCGAACCCGCAACCTCCGCTTTAGGAGAGCGATGCGCTATCCATTGCGCCACTGGTGCCCGCCTGTCAGCCCCAAATTAACCCCAATATTTAACATGAGTGAAAATTAGACGCAGCACATTTCGCGACAGAATAGTTAGAATTAATCGTATAATTTatttttcatatttaaaatgtgtggataattttaaaaactTCTGTGGTAATCAACTATTGTGCTTTGCATTTTGCTGGAGTAAAAAGAAATGCACAATATTAATGAATTTTAGCGGCAGTAAGCctaaatatacattttacGTGTTTATGACATATGTGCACATAATAGCATCTATCTTAATAAGTAACTATACAAAGGAGAACCTCAGCAGCCAAATTACAATTTACCGTGATGaataaatacatataagGTAAAGAGGTGCAACATGAAATGAAGAAAAAAGACAATAGCCATAAATGGGAGTACTTAGTATGACTTCATTGCAAGCTATATGATTAGGCAgcaaaatgtgtatgttcGTATAAACGTATCATTTCCGTAGATGTTTACTGAAGGAAGCAAACCAACAGCTAGCACCTTCCCCATTCATAGTTGCGCATCACATAAAGCGAAAACGCTAATTCATAACAAATTGTATTCTAATTTCTTTAACATTACGGAAATATGCTGCAGAAGGACAAGAATATTTTAATTCACTTCTCACGTTGTATCTCATGTCCAATGTTCCTAATTTGGAATTCATGCAGCTATTTTTTTGCATTTCAGAAATCGAAATTTTATTTCATGAATACACATTTGCTATCAAACAACAATGCTGATTGGCGTACTATAATTTTATGACATGTGCTTTCAATTGCATTGAATTTAGTTTTCTGCAGCGAAAACTCGTGGAGCACTGAGGGAGGAAGTTTTTTCTTCTACGTCGCCTATTACACTCATTAGccaatatattttattggTTAAGTTATTTATCACATTAAACACTTCGGGTAGTATTTGTTGTCCGGGTGTCCATTGGTTTGGCTAATACTTTTGGAAACTAATTTTGACTACATAGCTTTCGCCAGGATCACAAGCCGTTGATAACAATACATCATTTTGAAATGTTGCACCTCGTTCAACATAACCTTAACAAACATGTGGATGTTCCTAATTTCAGCATTAAGGAAATTTCCCAAGATGGCTTATTGAGTGAGGCTGACCTAAAAATGCTGCACGAAACATTAAACGCACAATCTAAACGCCGAAACTGTGGTGCGGAAACCGCAAATGTAGTACTACAAGCTGAACAGAATTCATGGTTACAAAGCTATCCAGATATTAGTCGGTATTTCGAAAACATACCTCGAGATGATGCTGAAAGTAGCTCAACCGGCTCGGCTGACACCAATATCAACACATTTGGTTCATTTAATGAGAGATATCATTGTCCACTCTATAGCTATTTTAATACGGCTTCCGATAACTCAACCAATGTGTCGTCTTTCGAGTCCCAGGGATTGGAATCACTCTATGGAGAGAGTTGCGGGGGATTGTTCTCGCCCAAGGGAACACAATTCACGCCAACACCGTCACTTGAAAGCGGATTATTGAGTATGGTAGAAACAGCCTGGAAGTCGTCGGCGCCAAAGCGCGAACATTCATATCATAAGAAGGGGAAACACGTATACCTTAAAATATTGGCCACACAATTGGTGTCTGGTACCATTATTGGCCGAGGAGGTAAGGGTTTTAACTGGTTTAGGCGTAAAAGTAAAATTGATGATATACTTTTATCCATGCCATGGGAACTCTATCCCCGAACAGAACTACGTACAATGTTTTTGGAGGGAACAACGTCTGCAGTGGTAAAGGCGACATGCATTATAGGAGATTTGATGCTATGTAAGTACGCACCACAACAATCATTAGGACAAGGACCAACAGATAAGATGTTGGTGATAGTTGTCCTTCCAACATTCGCCAGAGCAGTCATGGAAACAATACGAGACCGAACAGATGACTCCGTAGTTTCTGTAACACTCTTCGAGGGATCATCCGATGACAAAGAGTTCATAGCCATTATTAAAGGCGTCAAAACGAAAGTTAAGTCGATTATAGGAGCACTAGCAACCACTGTTGCCGATACAGTAGAACGGAAAGACTACTGTCAAATCGCTTATCCATCTCCAGATGGATTGAGCTCACAAGTGCTACCAAATATAAAATCTACAGTAAAAAATGGGAAGAAGTCCGATATGGCCGAAATTGAGAAAATGTTACCACAGGATCTCTTAGGCAATGATGATACATATATGGGCGCAACACATTCACACAAAGACACGGAAATGGATAAATATATGAATAATACACCCAAATGGGATATGAAGGATGGTGTATGTTCATTGGACAGTACCATTGGTGCTAACGACGAGCAATTATCGGTTGAAATATCGGCGGCGGCATTACTCGCACAAACTAGTCCGcgtattttaaaatatccCGTTAACATGACTATACTCATCCCGGCAGATAAAGCATCAGAGGTTGTATCACTTTCACGAGCGTCAAAATGCTACTGCTCTACAACACCTACTGATGATCCGAAAACGGTTGCATTGAGTGTCAATGGATCATTACAGGAAAGTACGTCGTTGGTATCCGTTATCATTTCCGTTATTCATTAATAGCGCCGCTTCATTCGGGCGACAACATTATGCATATATTTTATGACAACTAAAGGTTGGCTATATATGATTGGGTTTGCTTTTGAATTATGAACGTAACATGAATGCACTATATGATAAGGGTAAAAGGATAGATTAATCAAGTGCAACTGAACTTTCTAATCGTTTTCTTAATATGTTGTAGTTTACACTGCATGATGAAAACTGTTCATGTATAGTTACAAAAATAGCTATATTTAATTGCAAAGAAAATAGTCTAAGGCAAGTACGAAATACCGCACCCTCTGCTACGTAACCTAATTATAACAACACGAAGTAATAATGCGACATATTCACCAGATCTGTTTAGGCTACCTCTTTCAAAATGGTATTAGACGCAGGCCTCTTAGAGTGAGTGGCAGGGAAAACAGTAGGTGGGAGATATAAGCAGTTGCGCAAGTATTCCACACCCTGGTCCGTGAGTACAAAGTACAAGTGCTGCCAGTTGAAGTGCTCAACGACATAATTACGAGACTTCAATGACTTCATAACCATCATAACGTGAAGGTTAGGAACATTTATCTCCGGATGCAAGGGAATCTTGGAACTCTTCTTGCAAACAAGAACACCCTCTGAAGAATCATAAGATTATGAACAAATTTTTAACCAAAAAaaccaaaatatatactacaacCTACCATTAATCAAATATCTGTAAATCATATCACGGTTTTCCCGTGGGATAATGCTATATTTAATACCATTGAGCGTCATGGTGTCTGTCCTGTAGCATATTAGCAACAAATCAGGGGCCACTTACCGATAACGCCAGTttgtataaacacaagGTAAATATAAACTGAGCAAACTATATTtcaagaatatataaagcTCACAAATCGATATTGATCGAAGTACCAAGTCATGGGGTTGACTTGACGGCGGGGTCGTAGTAGTTCAGATAGCTAAAAAGTAACCAAAATAAAGACTATTTAGAACGTAAGAGCTTATTCATAGGGGAATAAAAGTTAACTTGTACAGATCACAACGAACaatgatatcgcaaacagCTACTTTCAACATATATCGATAGCGTACGCGGCACATTTGGTCGTGTTCGTAGAGAACCTTTACCCAAACTGAACGGATACACATCGTATAAAGGTTAAGTAAACGTTCAGAAACGCTGTTTATGCCGAGGTGTGTGACCCATGCTCTTACGGGACCGCGTGGCGGCGCCCTGTTTGAACGTGGAGAACATCACATGAACTACTTTCATTTGTTACAGTGGAAAGTGGCCTCTGCAATGAAGTGTTTTAGTGCCATGTAGTCCAAGTAAGAATGGTCAAACGGAGTAGGGAAGATGCGTGCCGTACAAAGGGGCAGGACTTCTTACTGCAAACATCGCGCCGTAACGACAATGGCGCGAGACAGTCCATGCACCCAAGGTCACGCCATAACATAAAAGATGATTATATTGCACTGTCAAGGGCATTCCCCGTGCTTAAGAGACATATGAAACCCAACCCAAAGTGGAAGGTTACAATGCCTAAGCATCAAATGTATCACTATGATTTCAATCACCCGGATGCTGTCTACCATCTTTCCCGGGCTATTTTGAACCATGTGTACGGAATCAAGTTCTACCTACCGTGCGGATGCCCTCATGGATCATGTGATCCATACCTAAGAACAGAACGTAGTGATACAGATTGCCCTGCATTtgtggatgatgaaatccCAGTGCAACGATATTTGGCACCCTGCGTCCCAGGTCGTGCAAACTATATTCACTATCTAGCCGACCTATTAAACCTTAGTAACAACTCTCCAGATACTTCGGCAGATTCGTCGGAATTGAAGGATGATGCGTCAAATATGAAACTccaaaatattttaaaggGGGAGCGTGTCAAGGTATTGGACATTGGCACTGGTGCCAACTGTATATACCCACTCATTGGCTCCGCAGAGTATGGGTGGAGCTTCATAGCTACTGATATAGACATCAATGCACTTATGCTTGCAAAGCAAAACATACAACTAAACAACATGGCTAAAACAGTAGAACTAAGGTTACAAAAGGATACTTTGAGGATGTTTACAGGGGTACTCATGCCTCACGAATTCGTACATCTTACTATGTGCAACCCACCCTTCCATTCGAGCCTTGATCAGGCTAACCTGAATCCAAGGGTTTCAACCTGCGCTACAATCAATGAACTTGTGTTCAACCCAGGAATGGTTGCCACTTTTTCTATAGATGGATTTGATTTACAAAAAGTAAACAAGAACAAGTTCTTTGTTGATGGACAAGTCAACTACACGTTTTCCAGTGATGCGTCTGAGCATGGAGAAGTTGCTTTTGTAGAAATAATGTTGGTGGAGAGTCGATTCCACGCACATAATGCATTATGGTTCACATCGCTAGTCGCTAGACTATCGACACTGAAGCGAATCAAGAGCCATATACAAGCAGATATGAAGTTTTACCATAACTCTAAAGCAAAACAAGTGGCTTTTCTAAACGCCAGGATTGAGGATTTAAACCAAGTATGTGAATCTGATCAGAGGAATGACGATATATTCCGAATCAATGTATCCGATCTACATGCTTGTGAGTTCAGGGCCTTTACACTCAGCCAGGGGAAACAGACTCGCTGGGTTATTGCCTGGACGTATTTCAATGCAGCCCAGCGTTATAAGATACTTAAACCACTATATTAATGTAATATGTAAATGTGAACTACACACTACTGGTGGGACCACTAGTATCCGAATAGCCATAACATAATACATTTTAATGGCCAAAATGAAAACCAGCAAAAATTCTAAAATAGAAAAGGTAAAACAACCAACTCAGGTTAAGAAAAAACGAGATAAGGAGGAATCTAGTCCACCTGTATCTGAAGGCGCGCGCAAGCTTAAAGCTTTGATCGAAAAGGCAACCGTAAAACCAGCTTCTACCGAATTATTACAACCACCAAAGAATGAATCTCCTGTTATACCTGAAAAGGTGAAGATAATTGATAATAAGGGAACAAACGACGCTGATACGAGAATAGAACCAGAGGTTAGAACCAAACCAGTCGTTCAAAAAAAGGTTAAAAAGACAAAGATCGGTTCGAAAGATTATGTTGGTATGTTTAACATATAGGTCATTTCAAGTTTATATAGATGAACCtaatgttgtttttatcGGAAATGTACCCTTGTCATTGGATAAATCTCAGTTGATAAAGAAGCTCGGAATCGACCCCAAAATAGTACAATCTATTTACTTTAGGTCATTGCCAGTTGAAAGCAAGTTTGCAAGAAACAAAAGAGTTGGTATAATTAGAGGCAAATTCAGTGATGCCAAATCTACACAAAATGCATACGTTAAACTTGTCGATGAGAAATATGTCGATACATTGTTGGCGAAGAATACCATGGAAATAGATGGGCATTATTTGTTTATCAACAAAAACTCGCCTTCTTCATTTAGTAAATTCAATCGCAAGAAAACCATTTTTGTTGGAAGGCTTCCGAAAAGTACCACCGAGAATGAACTTTTTGATGTGTTTTCTAATGTAAGCGCTGTCAAAGGTATGATTACATATATCTTGGATGAATTATTTTTAGGTGTTCGCATTATCAGAGATCCGCAGACTCACGAATCCAAGGTATGTTACACTTATTAGTATGCATTGTTAACAGGGTTTTGGATTTGTCGCATTCGATGAACGAAATGCAGTACCCGAAGCTATAGCAGCTTTCAACAATAAAGAGTTTAAGGTATGTTAATCTTTATTGATATTATAATAGCCAGGGTTATACGCTTAATGTCATGAAAGCTCTGGACCACGAGAAAGCTGTTGAATACAAAATGAAAGCTACAAAGAAAAAGGGTTCTAAAAAAGATCCAAAAGGACGTTATCGTCAAAGTAGAAAGGGCAATATGAAAGGTGATTCGAAAAAGCTTGCCAGAAGACGATGATGCTGTAGCAGCACGAAACATGCTTGATGAattttcatatatacaacttTAAGTCACACACTTAATTCACAATAAACATGTAAATATGGATCACCATGTAGATGGTGAAATAACGGGGTCTCTATCTTATGCTTTGGAAAATTGCCTATCAAAGTGTAAGCATATGTTACAAGATGACTCCCTTGTTGAGCACTATGAAAACCTATACCAAAATAACCTATTTACATATAATAAGATACTAGCACTTATTAAACGTTCATTAGAAGACTGTTACACAAATCATAGATGTATAAAGAATGCTATAGAAAATGATACGGGAATAAAGATTGGGATGCATcatgaaaatgaaaacatTGTTAAAAAGTCTTTATTAACAAAAGAAAAGGTGGCACAACTAATTTGCAAAAAAGAAACGATGGCGCATGAATTACAAAAAAATATTCAATGGGACGCTGAACTTGATAGATCACTAGAGCAAAGTTCCCAAGAAGGTATCAGGGCTCAAACGCAACTTAAACTAGCATGCTTTGCCAAGA contains:
- a CDS encoding putative integral membrane protein, with the translated sequence MVLTEPKGAVHTNLKPFHRNDDVTHRHGNIPNETSEIQHLAKMKTDIDAAILRIQQSLQSKTLTQPELQKIVDIKQNANIKLDSANNKLNDLIKTVNVNTNRVVALQVQRYRRIFDQLTGEFALVTKQVDQRYRSFTLFGDDRHAVQPPDVSSSVGQVVVEAIMDVESLTEQAVLNLGILKRGNTRMAKIVGRLNTMVHHHLVDIHKIQRNINYVLIRNRTVTSIVLGFCLFLVIYKLILSKII
- a CDS encoding ATP synthase subunit C domain containing protein, with the protein product MAKSWSSVFANIPPSFWGYLGTFLALGLAVLGAGWGILLCGTSIMGGSVNSPRITVKNLVSVIFCEAVGIYGLIVAVLLLNASLGFTATPRPDDFNADKRITLLYFLEVHRGYVLFAIGLTSGLCNLFCGLSVGAVGSACALADAQKPQLFVKILMVEIFAGIIGLFGVIFAVLLLSTMP
- a CDS encoding RNA recognition motif domain containing protein, encoding MAKMKTSKNSKIEKVKQPTQVKKKRDKEESSPPVSEGARKLKALIEKATVKPASTELLQPPKNESPVIPEKVKIIDNKGTNDADTRIEPEVRTKPVVQKKVKKTKIGSKDYVDEPNVVFIGNVPLSLDKSQLIKKLGIDPKIVQSIYFRSLPVESKFARNKRVGIIRGKFSDAKSTQNAYVKLVDEKYVDTLLAKNTMEIDGHYLFINKNSPSSFSKFNRKKTIFVGRLPKSTTENELFDVFSNVSAVKGVRIIRDPQTHESKGFGFVAFDERNAVPEAIAAFNNKEFKGYTLNVMKALDHEKAVEYKMKATKKKGSKKDPKGRYRQSRKGNMKGDSKKLARRR
- a CDS encoding plectin/S10 domain containing protein, with amino-acid sequence MTLNGIKYSIIPRENRDMIYRYLINEGVLVCKKSSKIPLHPEINVPNLHVMMVMKSLKSRNYVVEHFNWQHLYFVLTDQGVEYLRNCLYLPPTVFPATHSKRPASNTILKEVA